The Deltaproteobacteria bacterium genomic sequence CGCCGGAAACGTGGACGTCGACGTGGAGGCCATGACCGGCGTGGTGGTGAACCTGCTCCAGAACGCCTTCAAGTATTCGGGCGAGGACAAGCGAATCGTCATCCGCACGCGAAACAAGAGCGGCGCCGCCGAGCTCGAGGTCGAGGACAACGGGATCGGCATTGCGCGCCGCGACCGCAAGCGTATCTTCGAGCGGTTCTACCGGGCCGACGACCTGTTGACGCGAAAGACCGAAGGCACCGGGCTGGGGTTGGCCATCGCCAAGCGCATCGTGGAGGCGCACGGCGGCAGCATCGCCGTGGAGAGCGAGCTCGGACGCGGCAGCCGCTTCCGGGTGAGCCTGCCGCACGCTGCGGCGTAGCGAGCGGGACGGGATTTCGAGAATGGGCGAGACGCGCAAGCGCAAGGTGCTGGTGGTGGAGGACGACCTCTCCATCCTCACCGGCCTGTCGATGAACCTGCGCTTCGAGGGCTACGAAGTGCTCCAGGCCCAGGACGGCCAGAAGGGCCTGCAGCTCGCCATCGACGAGGAGCCCGAGGTCGTGGTCCTCGACGTGATGCTCCCGGGCATGAACGGCTACGAGGTCTGCAAGGAGCTGCGCCGCCGCGGCCGCGACACCGCCATCGTCATGGTCTCGGCCAAGGGGCAAGAGTTCGAAAAGATCATGGGCCTCGACCTCGGCGCCGACGACTACGTGGCCAAGCCCTTCGGCGTGAAGGAGTTGATGGCGCGCATCAAGGCCGTGCTCCGGCGCAAGGGCGGCGACGCCACGCCGCCGGTTCGCTTCGGCGATGTGTCCATCGACATGGGCGCGCAGGCCGTCAGCCGCGAGGGCAAGGTGGTCCCGATGACGGCGCAGGAGTTCAAGCTGCTGCGCTACTTCGTGGAGCACGCCGGCAAGGTGCTCTCGCGCGAGGCGCTCATCGAGGGCGCGTGGGGCTTCGGCTACGAGGGCACCGCGCGCACCGTGGACAACTTCGTGCGGCAGCTGCGGCTCAAGCTGGAGCTGGACCCCGAAGACCCGCGACACTTCACCACCGTGCGCGGCGCAGGGTATCGATTCGTGGAGTGACGACGTTTCACCGGGAGTGAAGCCATGGCCGAGGTTCTCGAGGTTCGCAGCCCGTGGTCGGACGAGGTCGTGGCGAAGGTGGAGCTCGCCGATCCCGCGAAGGCCGCGAAGATGGTGGCCGCGGCGGGTGAGGCCCAGCGCGCGTGGCGGAAGACGTCGATCGCCGAGCGCGTGGCGCTGGTGGAGCGCTTCAACGACGCCATCGCCGCCGACAAGGAGCGCATCGCCCGCGAGGTAAGCCAGCAGATGGGCAAGCCGCTCGGGCAGGCGCGCGGCGAAGTGGACGGGATGCTCTCGCGCAGCAAGCACCTGGTGTCGATCGCCGCCGAGGCGCTCGCCGAGGAGAAGCTGCCCGAGAAGCCAGGCTTTCAGCGCA encodes the following:
- a CDS encoding response regulator transcription factor, with the protein product MGETRKRKVLVVEDDLSILTGLSMNLRFEGYEVLQAQDGQKGLQLAIDEEPEVVVLDVMLPGMNGYEVCKELRRRGRDTAIVMVSAKGQEFEKIMGLDLGADDYVAKPFGVKELMARIKAVLRRKGGDATPPVRFGDVSIDMGAQAVSREGKVVPMTAQEFKLLRYFVEHAGKVLSREALIEGAWGFGYEGTARTVDNFVRQLRLKLELDPEDPRHFTTVRGAGYRFVE